GGTGGCCCAGCATGCGGGCTGCCCCAGTGTGATGCTGAACCCCGCCGTCGACCCGGCCCGGGATCTGGCGCGCTACATCGGCGAGCAGACCACCTGGCAAAACCCCGAGGAGCGGTTTTACTTTCTCCCGGAATACATTGGCGAGTTGCAAGCGCTGGACCTGCGCGGCCAGCCCGCCCGGACGCCCGAGCTGGCCATCATTGCCAAGGGCGACGAGGTGCTGAACTGGCGCGAAATGACAGCCCGCTACCCCCAGGCCGAGCTGTGCCTGCTGGAGGGCGGCGAGCATGCGCTGAGCGACTTTGCAAACCACCTGCCCCGCATCACCCGTTTTCTGGATCTGGCGTAGAACCTGTTCAGGGGGCAGCGCTGGCCTCTGGCTCCCGCTCTTCGGTCATGTCTTCAGCGCCACTGGCTGGCGCCCATCGGGTTTGCCTCGCCAGCCAATGCGCATGGTCTGCCGGGTAGGCAATGCGGTAGCGCCGCACATGGAAGGCCACCTCATCGTCGCGCCCCAGAGCCTGGGCACTGGCAATGAGCTTCTCGACCACCCGGGGTTCGGGCGAAAAATGCAGCAACGCCAGCGCTGCGGCGTGCATCTCAGCGGCGTTGGCCGCCGTCAGCGCATGCGTGGTGAGCCAGGCAAAGCGCACCTGGTCCGGGAACAGGGTGCCCGAAGGCACGGGCACGGCGCGCACATCGCGCAGGGCTGCCGGGCGCTGGTCCGCCGGTTTGTAAAGCTGGCTCACAGTGCGGTACTGGTAGGCCGCCGTGGCCAGCAAGCCGCCCCCCACCAAGCACGCCAGCGCGCCCAGACGCCATAGCCACCCACACAGCCACCGCCGAGCCCAGCCACCGCCGCTGCGCCACAGCAGCAACAGCAGCGCAAACACTGTCGCTACCTGAAAGGGGCCGTACCACAGCGGGTATTCAAGCAGGCTGTGCACCCCCACCAAAGCCAGCAGGCCCCAGGCCAGTTGGCGCACGGGGTCAGTCTCGCGCCAGGGGCGGGCGCGGACTACCACTGCAGCGGCGCCCACGCACAGCAGCAGTGCGGCGGGCAGGCCCAGTTCCACGGCCAGGTGCAGGGGCAGGTTGTGGGCGTTGTCCAGCAGCAGGCAAAAGCGCTCACCCGGGAACAGCGTCATGTAGTGCGCATAGCCCATCTCGCCCCAGCCCCACCCCGTCCAGGGCTTGAGCGAAATCAGGTGCAGCATGTTGGACCACATCACCTGGCGGCTGGAGCACTGACGCCCATCGCCTGCCAAGCGGGCAAACAGCCCCTCGCCCTGCACCCCGGTCAGGTGCAGCAGCACCTGAGGCAAGGCCCAGGCCGCCAGCACATAGACCGCCAGGCCCAGCAGCGCCACGGGCAAGGCGCGCCTGGCGGGCGTGCCGCGCCAAAGGCACAGCAAGACCACCATCACGCCCCACTGCAAAGCCCCGGTGCGCGATACCGTGGCTGCCGATGCCAAGGCCAGCAGCGGCAGCAGAGCGGCCAGAGACACGCCCAGCCAACGCCCCGCGCCACGCTCGGCGCGGTGCCAGTGCCGTGCCGCCTGTGCCATGCGCACCCACAGCCACAGCAGCGCCCACACGCCCATGGCCATCAGGGTGGCCTGCTGGTTGCGCTGGCGCAGGTTGCCCACCGCCTGCCCCGGGCTGGAAGGGTGGATCCACGGCGATCCCCAGGGCTCTGCACCCAGGTACTGCAGCAAGCCCACCACGCCCCCCACCACCGCCGCCAGCAGCAGGCCCCAGGCCAAGACCATGGCGGCTTGTCGGTAAAGGCGGCGGCCCTGCGCACGGGTCTGCACCTGCCCCCCCCGCGCCAGCGCACCTGCCGCCAGCACTGCGCCGCAACACCAGGCAAACACCAGCGGCCAGAAATTGGGCGACGGCGGTGCCGTCACCGCGAACAAAAACGGCAGAGCCACAGACAGCACGGACAGCACGGCCCAGGGCATTGCAAAAGCAGAGAACGGCATCGGCAAGGGTTCGCGAAATGGGCAGGGAACGCGCGCAGGGTGCGCGACAGAGGGGGCTACGACCCCAAAGACAGGGCAAAGGGTGGGGATGATAGTGGCGATCCGTGCACTACGCACAAAATGGGCATCCAGCGCTTTTCAGACAAGCGCAAGCAGCTATCAAATAAATAGCATCAACCACACCAACATACCCGAGAGAGTGAGACAGGGAACGCCCACCGCCGCGCGGCCAAAAAACAACCTTGCAGCCAACGGTAACCAGCACCCCTGATCGCCCATGGGAGAATCCCCGGATGCATGCACTGTTTGAAGAAGCCGGCAAATTCATGGCCGGTCGTATCCTGTCCGAAGCCGATACATCCGCCCAGGTCGAGCTCGATTCGGGCAAACGGGTCAAGGTCAAGGCCGCCAACATCCTTTTGCGATTTGAAAAGCCCGCCCCCTCCGAGCTGATCGCCCAGGCGCAGGCCGTGGCCGAGAGCATCGAGCTGGACCTGGCCTGGGAATTTGCGCCCGAGGACGACTTCGGCTTTGCCGACCTCGCCCGCGACTATTTTTCGGACAACGCCACCCTGGCCCAGCAGGCGGGCGCGCTGTTTCGCCTGTACGACGCGCCCCACTACTTCCGCCGCGCGGGCAAGGGCCGGTTCAAGAAAGCCCCCGCCGAAATCCTGCAGCAGGCCCTGGCCGCCATCGAGAAGAAAAAAGCCCTCCTGGCACAGATTGACGAATGGGCCGCCGCCCTGGGCCGGGGCGAATGCCCACAACCCATCCGCGAGCAGCTCTACAAAATTCTGTTCAAGCCCGACAAGAACGCGCCCGAGTACAAGGCCGTGGTCGAGGCCAGCCGCGCCACGCACACCGCGCCGCTCGATCTGCTGCAAAAAGCCGGCGCCATCGATTCCAGCTACCAGTTCCACTGGAAGCGCTTTTTGTTCGAGAACTTTCCCAAGGGCACGGGCTTTCCGGCCGTCACGGCACCAGTCATTGCAGACGAGCTGCCGCTGTCCACCGCGCAGGCCTACTCCATTGACGACTCGCAGACCACCGA
This Acidovorax sp. 106 DNA region includes the following protein-coding sequences:
- a CDS encoding PglL family O-oligosaccharyltransferase, with amino-acid sequence MPFSAFAMPWAVLSVLSVALPFLFAVTAPPSPNFWPLVFAWCCGAVLAAGALARGGQVQTRAQGRRLYRQAAMVLAWGLLLAAVVGGVVGLLQYLGAEPWGSPWIHPSSPGQAVGNLRQRNQQATLMAMGVWALLWLWVRMAQAARHWHRAERGAGRWLGVSLAALLPLLALASAATVSRTGALQWGVMVVLLCLWRGTPARRALPVALLGLAVYVLAAWALPQVLLHLTGVQGEGLFARLAGDGRQCSSRQVMWSNMLHLISLKPWTGWGWGEMGYAHYMTLFPGERFCLLLDNAHNLPLHLAVELGLPAALLLCVGAAAVVVRARPWRETDPVRQLAWGLLALVGVHSLLEYPLWYGPFQVATVFALLLLLWRSGGGWARRWLCGWLWRLGALACLVGGGLLATAAYQYRTVSQLYKPADQRPAALRDVRAVPVPSGTLFPDQVRFAWLTTHALTAANAAEMHAAALALLHFSPEPRVVEKLIASAQALGRDDEVAFHVRRYRIAYPADHAHWLARQTRWAPASGAEDMTEEREPEASAAP
- a CDS encoding YqiA/YcfP family alpha/beta fold hydrolase, which encodes MTTTHLLYLHGFRSSPASAKARQMAAHVAQHHPAVTFWCPQLPPSPQAAMALVVQGIAQWPRGAMGVIGSSLGGFYASWVAQHAGCPSVMLNPAVDPARDLARYIGEQTTWQNPEERFYFLPEYIGELQALDLRGQPARTPELAIIAKGDEVLNWREMTARYPQAELCLLEGGEHALSDFANHLPRITRFLDLA